Proteins encoded by one window of Chryseobacterium aquaeductus:
- a CDS encoding GAF domain-containing sensor histidine kinase, protein MNDLTQAQDFQDTVEQINQIPAVKKILEVICTTTGMGFATVARVTKDRWIACAINDQINFGLGVGGELKVGTTLCQQVMDDRKEVVIDHVAEDPIYSNHPTPRMYGLQSYISIPIFLTNGDFFGTLCAIDPNPALLNNDKTISMFKLFAELISFHLESLQNLNETQAKLLEEQSNAEIREQFIAILGHDLRNPVGAISSAAQLMFRTSLDDKNLKLAKIIHDSTIRVSRLIDNILDFASGRLGGGIALNFDNDKSLEETLQQVITELRTVYPEREISADLNLAYPIKGDYKRIAQLFSNLLGNAITHGSKDTPIIVKAKSESDFFELCVINRGNKISQETEKHLFKPFSRGKVHQGKEGLGLGLYIASEIANAHQGKILVTSTDQETCFTFQLNQNLSENL, encoded by the coding sequence ATGAACGACCTTACACAAGCACAAGATTTTCAAGACACCGTTGAGCAAATCAACCAGATTCCTGCTGTAAAAAAGATACTTGAAGTTATTTGCACCACCACAGGAATGGGATTTGCTACAGTTGCCAGGGTCACAAAAGACCGTTGGATTGCCTGTGCGATCAATGATCAAATAAATTTCGGGCTCGGAGTGGGCGGAGAACTTAAAGTTGGAACGACCTTATGTCAGCAGGTGATGGATGACAGAAAAGAAGTTGTCATCGATCATGTCGCAGAAGATCCAATATATTCAAATCACCCTACGCCGAGAATGTATGGTCTTCAAAGTTATATTTCAATCCCGATTTTTCTTACGAATGGCGATTTTTTTGGAACTTTGTGCGCTATCGATCCTAATCCCGCATTGTTAAACAACGACAAGACAATTAGTATGTTTAAACTGTTTGCCGAATTAATCTCTTTTCATTTGGAATCACTTCAAAATTTAAATGAAACTCAGGCTAAGTTGTTAGAAGAACAAAGCAATGCAGAAATAAGAGAACAGTTCATCGCCATATTAGGACATGACCTTCGTAATCCGGTTGGTGCTATTTCAAGTGCAGCACAACTGATGTTCCGTACTTCTTTAGACGACAAAAACTTAAAATTAGCTAAAATCATCCACGATTCCACGATACGTGTGAGCAGATTAATTGACAATATTCTTGATTTTGCGAGTGGGCGTTTAGGAGGAGGAATCGCGTTGAATTTTGATAACGACAAAAGCCTTGAAGAAACTCTTCAACAGGTTATTACTGAACTTAGAACAGTTTATCCCGAAAGAGAAATTTCAGCCGATCTAAATTTAGCTTATCCTATCAAAGGAGATTATAAACGCATTGCACAATTATTTTCGAACCTCTTGGGAAATGCAATCACCCACGGATCAAAAGATACACCAATCATTGTCAAAGCAAAAAGCGAATCAGATTTTTTTGAATTGTGCGTTATCAATCGAGGAAACAAAATCTCGCAGGAAACAGAAAAACATTTATTTAAACCTTTTTCCCGAGGGAAAGTGCATCAGGGAAAGGAAGGGCTTGGTTTAGGCTTATATATTGCGAGCGAAATAGCCAATGCGCATCAGGGTAAGATCTTAGTTACTTCCACAGATCAAGAAACCTGTTTTACATTTCAGTTAAATCAAAATCTGAGTGAGAACCTGTGA